The following proteins are co-located in the Castanea sativa cultivar Marrone di Chiusa Pesio chromosome 8, ASM4071231v1 genome:
- the LOC142605687 gene encoding amino-acid permease BAT1 homolog isoform X1 has protein sequence MAYAFFRDGAMPFSSVWHKVNNQEVPINAVWLSALISFCMALTSLGSSVAFQAMVSIATIGLYIAYALPIFFRVTLARKSFIPGPFNLGRYGILVGWIAVLWVATISVLFSLPVSYPITNETLYYTPVAVGCLFILVITSWIFSARHWFRGPITNIDA, from the exons ATGGCTTATGCCTTCTTTAGAGATGGAGCCATGCCATTTTCATCGGTTTGGCATAAAGTGAACAATCAGGAGGTCCCCATAAATGCTGTGTGGCTCTCTGCCCTTATATCATTTTGCATGGCTCTGACG TCTCTTGGAAGCTCAGTGGCATTTCAGGCTATGGTATCTATAGCAACTATTGGACTGTACATTGCTTATGCCCTACCAATCTTCTTTAGAGTGACTTTGGCACGCAAGTCCTTTATCCCTGGACCTTTCAACTTGGGCCGCTATGGGATCCTTGTTGGTTGGATTGCCGTTCTCTGGGTGGCAACCATCTCAGTCCTCTTCTCATTGCCTGTATCCTATCCCATTACTAATGAGACACTCTACTACACTCCTGTAGCGGTTGGCTGTTTGTTTATTCTTGTCATTACTTCTTGGATTTTCAGTGCTCGTCACTGGTTTAGAGGTCCTATAACCAATATAGATGCCTGA
- the LOC142605687 gene encoding amino-acid permease BAT1 homolog isoform X2 has product MFLLTGAQEPDVKFINVDQATLSYQILIFHMWSKKVRHDFYWSLGSSVAFQAMVSIATIGLYIAYALPIFFRVTLARKSFIPGPFNLGRYGILVGWIAVLWVATISVLFSLPVSYPITNETLYYTPVAVGCLFILVITSWIFSARHWFRGPITNIDA; this is encoded by the exons atgttTCTCCTCACAGGAGCTCAAGAACCGGATGTCAAATTCATCAACGTCGATCAGGCCACCCTCTCCTATCAAATCTtg ATATTTCATATGTGGAGCAAAAAGGTCAGGCATGATTTTTATTGG TCTCTTGGAAGCTCAGTGGCATTTCAGGCTATGGTATCTATAGCAACTATTGGACTGTACATTGCTTATGCCCTACCAATCTTCTTTAGAGTGACTTTGGCACGCAAGTCCTTTATCCCTGGACCTTTCAACTTGGGCCGCTATGGGATCCTTGTTGGTTGGATTGCCGTTCTCTGGGTGGCAACCATCTCAGTCCTCTTCTCATTGCCTGTATCCTATCCCATTACTAATGAGACACTCTACTACACTCCTGTAGCGGTTGGCTGTTTGTTTATTCTTGTCATTACTTCTTGGATTTTCAGTGCTCGTCACTGGTTTAGAGGTCCTATAACCAATATAGATGCCTGA